Proteins encoded together in one Orrella marina window:
- the thrC gene encoding threonine synthase: protein MRYISTRGEMAAQGFCDVLLEGLAPDGGLAVPESVPHISESTLESWRSLSYPELAAEVLGYFVTDIEPDVLKPMTARAYEGSKFRSETIVSLRPLADSISLLGLSEGPTLAFKDMAMQFLGEAFPHVLAARSTTLNILGATSGDTGSAAEYAMRSKTGLAVFMLSPYGRMSAFQRAQMYSLKDENIHNIAVRGVFDEAQDIVKALSGDLAFKERYRLGAVNSINWARIAAQIVYYFWGWLRATDLDVCSVSFTVPTGNFGNILSGHYARQMGLPISRLVLATNENNVLEEFFTTGIYRPRTPAHTHVTSSPSMDISRASNFERFVFDLVGRDADRVRKLWHQLATEGMFDLSDKLDVLSKQYGFVAGHSTHSNRLGTIRRVFDQLGVLIDPHTADGVRVARDFVEPGTPMLVLETALPAKFTDTIQESIGRPAPLPPGLEDLESREQKVTVLPCDVASVRDYIVEHAKV from the coding sequence ATGCGCTACATATCAACACGCGGCGAGATGGCCGCACAAGGTTTCTGTGATGTGCTGCTGGAGGGTCTGGCCCCCGACGGCGGACTGGCGGTGCCGGAGTCGGTGCCCCATATCAGCGAGTCCACGCTGGAGTCCTGGCGCTCACTGTCCTACCCTGAACTGGCCGCTGAAGTGCTGGGTTACTTTGTGACCGATATCGAACCCGATGTCCTCAAGCCCATGACAGCCCGCGCCTATGAGGGATCGAAGTTTCGTAGCGAGACCATTGTTTCCTTGAGGCCACTAGCTGACAGCATCAGCCTGCTGGGATTGTCCGAGGGTCCGACGCTGGCATTCAAAGACATGGCCATGCAGTTCCTTGGCGAAGCGTTCCCTCACGTGCTTGCAGCGCGCAGCACCACACTCAATATTCTGGGTGCAACCTCGGGTGATACCGGCTCTGCAGCCGAATACGCGATGCGCAGCAAAACTGGGCTTGCAGTGTTCATGTTGTCTCCCTATGGACGCATGAGTGCGTTCCAGCGTGCCCAGATGTATTCGCTTAAGGATGAGAACATTCACAACATCGCCGTGCGTGGTGTGTTTGACGAGGCGCAGGATATCGTCAAGGCGCTATCGGGCGATCTTGCGTTCAAGGAGCGCTACCGGCTTGGCGCGGTCAACTCGATCAACTGGGCCCGGATCGCAGCCCAGATCGTTTATTACTTCTGGGGCTGGCTGCGTGCGACCGACCTGGACGTGTGTTCCGTCTCGTTTACTGTTCCGACGGGTAACTTTGGCAACATCCTGTCTGGTCATTACGCCCGGCAGATGGGTCTGCCGATCAGCCGTCTGGTCCTGGCGACAAACGAGAACAACGTACTGGAAGAGTTTTTTACGACTGGTATCTACCGCCCTCGTACTCCTGCCCACACGCATGTGACCTCGAGTCCTTCCATGGACATTTCAAGGGCGTCGAACTTCGAGCGGTTTGTGTTCGATCTGGTTGGTCGAGACGCCGATCGAGTCAGAAAGCTCTGGCATCAGCTGGCAACCGAAGGGATGTTTGACCTGTCGGACAAGCTCGATGTGCTGTCAAAGCAGTATGGGTTTGTCGCTGGCCACAGCACCCATAGCAACCGCCTGGGCACCATCCGGCGCGTGTTCGATCAGCTTGGTGTTCTGATTGATCCGCACACGGCTGACGGTGTCAGGGTGGCACGTGATTTTGTGGAGCCAGGTACACCCATGCTGGTGCTCGAAACCGCATTGCCAGCGAAGTTCACGGATACGATTCAGGAATCGATCGGCCGGCCGGCACCGTTGCCGCCCGGACTTGAGGATCTCGAGTCACGTGAGCAGAAAGTCACTGTGTTGCCGTGCGATGTGGCGAGCGTACGTGACTACATCGTCGAGCACGCCAAGGTCTGA
- the pdxA gene encoding 4-hydroxythreonine-4-phosphate dehydrogenase PdxA translates to MTSPVHSLNAPIGITMGDPAGIGPEIVLKLLTGHGESSRGKEDTYSESTGSGDAKRLAQCVVYGDAGALRRTAARLGIDCHIETIDHAQVAGRITSPSPSAESVPEVPVIRVIQTYQVPETLVIGKVSKQAGRSAYESVSRAIDDALAGHIRAMVTAPLNKVSIGLAGIEFPGHTEILAARSGDVPVAMMLANPVLRVILVTIHVPLRDVPDLISVQAELQTIEMAALACRQLGIARPRIAVAGLNPHAGENGKFGDEEQQVIEPAIQAARERGWDVSGPWPGDTIFARARQGEFDIVVAQYHDQGLIPVKYLGLDEGVNVTVGLPFVRTSVDHGTAFDIAGKGIASPESLRSALNMADQLSRNAMI, encoded by the coding sequence ATGACATCGCCAGTGCACAGCCTAAACGCTCCCATCGGCATTACCATGGGTGACCCGGCCGGTATTGGTCCGGAGATCGTACTGAAACTGCTGACGGGCCATGGGGAATCCTCAAGGGGCAAAGAGGACACGTACTCAGAAAGCACGGGATCAGGTGACGCAAAGCGTCTGGCGCAATGCGTGGTCTATGGCGATGCAGGCGCACTTCGCCGCACGGCTGCCCGGCTTGGAATCGATTGCCACATTGAAACCATCGATCATGCACAGGTCGCCGGGCGCATTACCTCACCGTCGCCATCGGCAGAATCTGTGCCTGAGGTGCCAGTCATTCGTGTCATCCAGACTTACCAGGTTCCAGAAACGCTGGTAATTGGCAAAGTAAGCAAGCAAGCAGGACGCAGTGCCTATGAGTCAGTGAGCCGGGCGATTGACGACGCCCTCGCGGGCCATATCCGCGCAATGGTCACTGCGCCGCTTAACAAGGTCTCGATTGGTCTGGCTGGAATCGAGTTCCCCGGTCACACGGAAATTCTGGCTGCACGCAGTGGAGACGTTCCTGTTGCGATGATGCTGGCCAATCCGGTTTTGCGCGTCATCCTGGTGACGATCCATGTGCCCTTGCGAGATGTCCCTGATCTGATCAGTGTCCAAGCCGAACTGCAGACGATAGAGATGGCCGCGCTCGCCTGTCGCCAGCTTGGCATTGCACGGCCCAGAATTGCTGTGGCCGGTCTGAATCCACATGCAGGTGAGAATGGCAAGTTTGGCGACGAGGAGCAGCAGGTCATCGAACCTGCCATCCAGGCTGCGCGAGAGCGTGGCTGGGATGTCAGCGGACCCTGGCCAGGCGACACCATCTTTGCCCGAGCCCGTCAGGGAGAGTTCGACATCGTGGTGGCTCAGTACCACGACCAGGGGCTGATACCCGTCAAGTATCTGGGTCTGGATGAAGGTGTCAACGTGACCGTTGGACTACCGTTTGTCCGGACCAGTGTCGATCATGGTACGGCGTTCGATATCGCTGGAAAAGGAATTGCCAGCCCGGAATCATTGCGTAGTGCCCTGAACATGGCGGATCAGCTCTCTCGAAACGCCATGATCTGA
- the rpsR gene encoding 30S ribosomal protein S18 produces MAFAKRKDKKKFTQQNPLFKRRKFCRFSAAGVQEIDYKDLDTLRDFIQENGKIIPARLTGTKAHYQRQLDTAIKRARFLALLPFTDNHK; encoded by the coding sequence ATGGCATTCGCAAAACGCAAGGACAAGAAGAAATTCACCCAGCAGAACCCGCTTTTCAAGCGTCGCAAGTTCTGCCGCTTCAGCGCCGCTGGCGTCCAGGAAATTGACTACAAAGACCTCGACACGCTGCGTGACTTCATTCAAGAGAACGGCAAGATCATTCCTGCTCGCCTCACCGGTACTAAAGCGCATTACCAGCGCCAGCTCGACACGGCCATCAAGCGTGCCCGCTTCCTGGCCCTGTTGCCCTTTACCGACAACCATAAGTAA
- the priB gene encoding primosomal replication protein N, translating to MNRLVITGELLELSPIRTTPAGIPVLEFRLFHDGETVEAGTPRRIQCDISVVAMAELAGMYKSLKLGSMLEVEGFIAPARKGSPRLRLHATHIRLVDTDQTLNS from the coding sequence TTGAACAGACTGGTTATCACGGGAGAGCTGCTCGAACTTTCACCCATCCGGACGACACCTGCAGGTATCCCGGTGCTGGAGTTCAGGCTGTTTCATGATGGCGAGACTGTGGAAGCAGGTACTCCCAGACGAATCCAGTGCGACATTTCGGTGGTCGCGATGGCTGAACTGGCCGGTATGTACAAGTCCCTGAAACTGGGCAGCATGCTGGAAGTGGAAGGATTTATTGCCCCGGCAAGAAAAGGCTCCCCCCGGCTACGGCTTCACGCAACTCATATCCGGCTTGTCGACACAGACCAAACATTGAACAGTTAA
- the crcB gene encoding fluoride efflux transporter CrcB — MANGHPALWLNLLSISVGATLGAWSRWGLSLWLNPGPGRFAWGTFCANLAGAYVIGLALAYTLSNPDWSPLLRLMLVTGFLGALTTFSTFSAETVTYLESGRIGLAFIYVSLSLVGSLALTALGWFTLHTLKG, encoded by the coding sequence ATGGCAAACGGGCATCCGGCGTTGTGGCTCAATCTGCTGAGCATTTCGGTGGGCGCGACACTGGGTGCATGGAGTCGCTGGGGCTTGTCGCTCTGGCTCAATCCTGGTCCTGGCAGGTTTGCATGGGGAACGTTCTGTGCAAACCTGGCTGGTGCTTATGTAATCGGCCTGGCTTTGGCGTACACGCTTTCAAATCCTGACTGGTCACCGTTGCTGCGCCTGATGCTGGTGACGGGGTTTCTGGGTGCGCTCACCACGTTTTCGACGTTTTCTGCGGAAACAGTGACCTATCTGGAGTCTGGCAGGATCGGGCTGGCCTTCATTTACGTCAGTCTGTCGCTGGTCGGATCTCTTGCGCTGACCGCGCTGGGGTGGTTCACCCTGCACACCCTCAAAGGGTAG
- a CDS encoding replicative DNA helicase, translating into MNQPPPDTELEYLRVPPHSIEAEQSVLGGLLLDNAAFERISDVISEDDFYRHEHRLIWHHVSRLINLSRPADVITVNESLLSAGKGDAAGGLPYLNSLAHNTPSAANIRRYAEIVRERSMLRKLVAVADEIASTAFNPKGKEARQLLDEAESRVFKIAQEGARGTQGFQEIQPLLSQVVERIDELYHREGDSEVTGIPTGFADLDRMTSGLQPGDLIIVAGRPSMGKTSFSMNIGEHVAIEQGLPVAVFSMEMGAVQLAMRMIGSVGMLDQHRMRTGKLVADDWPKLTHAVQRMQDAQLYIDETPGLTAVELRARARRLARQCGQLGLIIIDYIQLMSANGSGENRATEISEISRSLKGLAKELNCPLIALSQLNRSLEQRPNKRPIMSDLRESGAIEQDADVILFIYRDQVYNPDSPDKGTAEIIIGKQRNGPIGTVRLTFQGESTRFLNFTPGMTY; encoded by the coding sequence ATGAATCAGCCTCCGCCAGACACCGAATTAGAATATCTACGAGTACCGCCGCATTCGATCGAAGCCGAGCAGTCGGTTCTGGGTGGACTACTACTTGATAACGCCGCTTTTGAGCGCATTTCCGATGTGATCTCCGAGGACGACTTTTACCGGCATGAGCACCGGTTGATCTGGCATCACGTATCGCGGCTCATCAACTTGTCCAGACCGGCAGATGTCATTACGGTCAACGAGTCATTGCTTAGCGCAGGCAAGGGCGACGCCGCTGGCGGGTTACCTTACCTGAACTCTCTGGCGCACAACACGCCCTCTGCCGCCAATATCCGTCGGTATGCGGAGATTGTTCGCGAGCGCTCCATGTTGCGCAAGCTGGTCGCAGTGGCTGACGAGATCGCGTCCACCGCGTTTAATCCGAAGGGTAAGGAAGCTCGGCAGTTGCTTGACGAGGCCGAGTCCCGCGTGTTCAAGATCGCTCAGGAGGGTGCTCGTGGAACCCAGGGTTTTCAGGAGATCCAGCCACTGCTGTCGCAGGTTGTCGAACGTATCGACGAGCTGTATCACAGGGAAGGGGATTCCGAAGTCACGGGGATACCTACGGGTTTTGCGGATCTTGACCGCATGACATCGGGATTGCAGCCTGGCGATCTGATCATTGTTGCCGGACGTCCATCCATGGGTAAAACCTCGTTCTCGATGAACATCGGCGAGCACGTTGCGATCGAGCAGGGTCTGCCAGTGGCTGTTTTTTCGATGGAGATGGGTGCGGTGCAGCTTGCCATGCGGATGATCGGTTCGGTTGGCATGCTCGATCAGCACCGCATGCGGACAGGCAAACTGGTCGCGGATGACTGGCCCAAACTGACCCATGCAGTGCAGCGTATGCAGGATGCGCAGCTCTACATCGACGAGACCCCTGGTCTGACTGCTGTTGAACTGCGTGCGAGAGCCAGGCGTCTGGCGCGCCAGTGTGGTCAGCTCGGGCTAATCATCATCGACTATATTCAGCTGATGTCTGCGAATGGTTCAGGCGAGAACCGTGCTACCGAGATCTCTGAAATCAGCCGCTCGCTCAAAGGGCTGGCCAAGGAGCTCAATTGCCCGCTGATTGCCCTCTCGCAGCTCAACCGCAGTCTTGAACAGCGACCCAACAAACGTCCGATCATGAGCGACTTGCGAGAATCGGGCGCCATAGAGCAGGATGCTGACGTGATCCTGTTTATTTATCGTGATCAGGTCTATAACCCTGATTCGCCCGACAAGGGAACGGCGGAAATCATCATTGGTAAGCAGCGTAACGGGCCGATTGGTACCGTGCGTCTGACCTTCCAGGGAGAGAGCACGCGCTTCCTGAACTTCACGCCTGGAATGACGTATTAG
- a CDS encoding Mth938-like domain-containing protein produces MKLHADVNPSLNTVTAYGPGFIEINRVQFTNAVAFGPEGDIDDWPALSAQDISTALLRQACRLAEVRIDPMAFLDADESATSPRDPDQPEVLLVGTGARQHLLPMDILAPLMRQGIGVECMTTPAAARTYNVLMAEGRRVIAALLTE; encoded by the coding sequence TTGAAGTTGCACGCCGACGTCAATCCATCACTCAACACGGTTACTGCCTACGGGCCGGGTTTTATTGAGATCAACCGCGTCCAGTTCACGAACGCAGTGGCCTTTGGACCCGAGGGCGACATCGATGACTGGCCTGCCCTCAGTGCGCAAGACATATCCACTGCATTGCTGCGCCAGGCTTGCCGTCTCGCCGAGGTACGCATCGATCCGATGGCGTTCCTGGACGCCGACGAGAGCGCGACATCACCACGCGATCCAGATCAACCGGAAGTGTTGCTAGTTGGAACCGGCGCTCGTCAGCACCTGCTGCCCATGGACATTCTGGCTCCCCTGATGCGCCAGGGAATCGGTGTCGAATGCATGACCACACCTGCTGCGGCCCGCACGTACAACGTCCTGATGGCCGAGGGCCGACGCGTGATTGCCGCGCTACTGACCGAATAG
- the rplI gene encoding 50S ribosomal protein L9, translating to MQIILLEKIVNLGNLGDVVRVRDGYARNYLIPQKKARRATEAALKEFEERRAEHERLQAERLAQAQSLATRLEGVVLTLTEKAGVDGRLFGSVTHMDIATALGSKGFEGIAKTQVRVVEGAVKSIGEYTAQLLLHPDVTAEITLKVEGDLV from the coding sequence ATGCAAATTATTCTTCTGGAAAAAATCGTCAATCTCGGCAACCTGGGTGATGTGGTTCGTGTTCGTGATGGTTACGCTCGTAACTATCTGATCCCCCAGAAAAAAGCCCGTCGTGCAACCGAGGCGGCGCTCAAAGAGTTTGAAGAGCGTCGTGCCGAGCACGAGCGTCTTCAGGCTGAACGTCTGGCGCAAGCCCAGTCCCTGGCAACCCGCCTCGAAGGCGTGGTGCTGACCCTGACCGAGAAGGCCGGTGTTGACGGACGTCTGTTTGGTTCGGTTACGCACATGGACATTGCCACCGCACTCGGTAGCAAAGGTTTTGAAGGGATCGCCAAGACGCAGGTCCGTGTGGTTGAAGGTGCTGTCAAGTCAATTGGTGAGTACACAGCCCAGTTGCTGTTGCACCCGGACGTCACAGCAGAGATCACACTCAAGGTCGAGGGCGATCTCGTCTGA
- the rpsF gene encoding 30S ribosomal protein S6: MRHYEIVFIVHPDQSEQVPAMIERYQALITGQNGQIHRLEDWGRRQLAYPIQKLVKAHYVCVNVECDQATLDELEHSFRYNDAVLRHLVIKTTAAPAGPSVMMKSVEREEARKVTTDAPAAQQ; the protein is encoded by the coding sequence ATGCGTCACTACGAAATTGTTTTCATCGTGCACCCTGACCAGAGCGAACAGGTGCCCGCGATGATCGAGCGCTACCAGGCGCTCATCACCGGTCAGAATGGCCAGATCCACCGTCTCGAAGACTGGGGTCGTCGCCAGTTGGCCTATCCGATCCAGAAGCTGGTCAAGGCTCACTACGTTTGCGTGAACGTTGAGTGCGATCAGGCAACGCTCGACGAGCTTGAACATTCCTTCCGTTACAACGATGCCGTGCTGCGTCACCTGGTCATCAAGACCACCGCTGCGCCTGCCGGTCCATCCGTGATGATGAAGTCTGTCGAGCGTGAAGAGGCCCGCAAGGTCACCACCGACGCTCCTGCCGCACAACAGTAA
- a CDS encoding homoserine dehydrogenase — protein sequence MEPIKVGLLGLGVVGGGTWNVLRRNAEEIGRRAGRQIEIVRVAVRDVAKARAKVGADVQITDDAFEVVRDPQIDIVVELIGGVTLARELLLEAIAHGKHVVTANKALLAMHGTEIFEAASRKGVMITFEAAVAGGIPIIKAIREGLTANRIEWVAGIINGTTNYILSEMRTNKLTFAQALQQAQQLGYAEADPTADIQGIDAAQKLTLLASMAFGIPVQFSKAYIEGITQLSDEDLETAQYLGYRIKLLGITRRRAQGIELRVHPTLVPANSILANVEDAMNAVLVNGDAVGQTLYYGKGAGEEPTASAVVADLIDVTRLHTADPGQRVPHLAFQPDAMADIPILPIDEVVSSYYLRMMVDDVPGVLADIARELSNAGISIGSMIQQPSEQGYARLVFLTHSAQEQAVNRAIASIESMPFMRSQVTRLRVEEF from the coding sequence ATGGAACCAATCAAGGTAGGCCTGCTGGGGCTCGGTGTCGTCGGTGGCGGGACCTGGAACGTGCTGCGCCGTAACGCCGAGGAAATTGGACGGCGGGCTGGCCGCCAGATCGAGATCGTACGGGTAGCGGTGCGCGATGTCGCCAAGGCACGTGCCAAAGTTGGTGCAGACGTGCAGATCACGGATGATGCCTTCGAGGTGGTGCGTGACCCCCAGATCGATATTGTGGTCGAACTCATTGGTGGCGTGACGCTGGCTCGCGAATTGCTGCTGGAAGCAATCGCCCATGGCAAGCACGTGGTGACAGCCAACAAGGCGTTGCTGGCCATGCACGGCACCGAGATTTTTGAGGCGGCCTCCAGGAAAGGCGTCATGATCACGTTCGAAGCGGCGGTGGCTGGGGGAATTCCCATCATCAAGGCGATTCGCGAAGGTCTGACCGCTAACCGCATCGAGTGGGTGGCCGGCATCATTAATGGCACCACCAACTACATCCTGAGCGAGATGCGTACCAACAAGCTGACGTTTGCCCAGGCGTTGCAGCAGGCCCAGCAACTCGGATATGCCGAGGCTGATCCGACCGCTGACATCCAGGGCATCGACGCCGCGCAAAAGCTGACTTTGCTGGCATCAATGGCGTTCGGGATTCCGGTCCAGTTCTCCAAAGCGTATATAGAAGGCATCACCCAGTTGTCCGATGAGGATCTCGAGACAGCACAGTATCTCGGCTATCGCATCAAGCTTCTGGGGATCACCCGGCGACGCGCCCAGGGAATCGAATTGCGTGTACATCCTACACTGGTGCCGGCGAACTCAATCCTGGCCAATGTGGAAGATGCGATGAACGCCGTGCTGGTCAACGGTGATGCAGTGGGACAGACCCTTTACTACGGAAAGGGTGCTGGCGAGGAGCCGACCGCGTCAGCCGTTGTGGCCGATCTGATCGATGTCACCCGCCTGCATACGGCCGATCCCGGACAGAGAGTCCCGCACCTGGCCTTCCAGCCAGATGCAATGGCCGACATCCCGATTCTGCCGATTGATGAGGTGGTATCGTCGTACTACCTGCGTATGATGGTTGATGATGTCCCCGGCGTACTGGCGGATATTGCCCGGGAGTTGTCCAATGCCGGCATCTCGATTGGATCGATGATCCAGCAACCCTCCGAACAGGGCTATGCCCGACTGGTGTTCCTGACCCATTCGGCCCAGGAGCAGGCGGTGAATCGGGCGATTGCCTCGATTGAGTCAATGCCGTTCATGCGATCCCAGGTGACACGTCTGCGAGTGGAAGAGTTCTGA
- a CDS encoding peroxiredoxin gives MSSQTSSLTAGQPAPVFEAQSTAGSVQMSDLQGQAVVIYFYPRDNTPGCTIEAQGFKEHWPAFQEQNCLIYGVSRDSMTAHTKFSNKLELPFALISDPDETVCNLFGVMRDKMMYGKQVRGIERSTFLIDAQGNVAKVWRGVKVPGHVEEVLQAVRDL, from the coding sequence ATGTCGTCCCAAACGTCTTCCCTGACCGCCGGTCAACCAGCACCGGTGTTCGAAGCCCAGAGCACGGCCGGATCCGTTCAAATGAGCGACCTGCAAGGCCAGGCGGTGGTGATTTATTTCTATCCTCGCGACAATACGCCGGGATGCACTATTGAAGCCCAAGGCTTCAAAGAGCACTGGCCGGCGTTCCAAGAGCAGAATTGCCTTATCTATGGTGTCTCGCGCGACAGCATGACAGCCCACACAAAGTTCAGCAACAAGCTGGAGCTTCCCTTTGCACTGATTTCCGATCCGGACGAAACCGTGTGCAATCTCTTTGGCGTCATGCGTGACAAGATGATGTACGGCAAGCAGGTACGTGGAATTGAACGCAGCACCTTCCTGATTGATGCACAGGGCAACGTGGCGAAAGTCTGGCGCGGGGTCAAGGTACCCGGCCATGTCGAAGAAGTGCTTCAGGCAGTCCGTGACCTGTAA
- the dxs gene encoding 1-deoxy-D-xylulose-5-phosphate synthase, with product MKHGLLEQINSPEDLRDLDREDLAGLADELRQFVLDSVSRTGGHLSSNLGTVELTIALHYVFNTPHDRIIWDVGHQSYPHKILTGRREQMSGLRQAGGISGFPRRSESEYDAFGTAHSSTSISAALGMAVASRNAGVDRQHIAVIGDGAMTAGMAFEAMNNAGVIPDVNLLVILNDNDMSISPPVGAMNRYLARLLSGQFYAAAKNVGRAVLQHLPPVLELARRFEEHAKGMVTPATLFEELGFNYVGPIDGHDLESLIPTLQNLGALKGPQFLHVVTRKGQGYKLAEADPVLYHGPGKFDPSVGIQKSAQPSRPTFTQVFGQWLCDMGEHDSRLTGITPAMREGSGMVEFERKFPTRYFDVGIAEQHAVTFAGGIACEGQKPVVAIYSTFLQRAYDQLIHDVALQNLDVTFALDRAGIVGADGATHAGNYDIAFLRCVPNMVVATPSDENEARLLLNTCYEYPGPASVRYPRGAGAGTAVTADLETVPLGKSVVRREGRDIALLVFGTRLPEAAKVADTLNLTLVDMRFVKPLDTEQVLSLARTHRALVTIEEGSVMGGAGSAVTEAINAAALVCPVLQLGLPDQFIDHGDQARLLAGLGLDAAGIESSVRNRFGGLLHERSAA from the coding sequence GACTCGGTCTCGCGCACTGGCGGTCATCTGTCTTCTAACCTGGGCACGGTCGAGCTTACGATTGCGTTGCACTATGTTTTCAATACCCCGCACGATCGCATCATCTGGGATGTCGGGCACCAGTCGTATCCTCACAAGATTCTGACGGGCCGGCGGGAACAGATGAGCGGGCTGCGTCAGGCCGGCGGAATCTCAGGCTTTCCCAGGCGCAGTGAGTCCGAGTACGACGCGTTTGGGACGGCCCATTCATCGACCTCGATCTCGGCTGCGCTCGGAATGGCGGTTGCGTCTCGCAATGCGGGAGTGGACCGGCAGCATATCGCCGTGATCGGAGATGGTGCGATGACGGCTGGTATGGCTTTTGAGGCGATGAACAATGCAGGGGTCATCCCTGATGTCAATCTGCTGGTCATACTGAACGACAACGATATGTCCATCAGTCCACCAGTCGGTGCCATGAATCGCTATCTGGCCCGTCTGTTGTCCGGGCAGTTCTACGCCGCTGCCAAGAATGTGGGCAGAGCGGTCTTGCAGCATCTGCCACCTGTGCTTGAGCTTGCTCGCCGGTTTGAGGAGCATGCCAAAGGGATGGTCACCCCGGCCACGCTGTTTGAGGAGCTTGGCTTTAACTATGTCGGGCCGATTGACGGTCACGATCTTGAGTCCCTCATTCCGACGCTGCAAAATCTTGGCGCACTCAAAGGGCCGCAGTTTCTGCATGTGGTGACCCGCAAGGGGCAGGGATACAAGCTGGCTGAAGCTGACCCGGTTCTGTATCACGGGCCTGGCAAGTTTGATCCGAGCGTTGGCATCCAGAAGTCTGCCCAGCCATCCAGGCCGACCTTCACGCAGGTGTTTGGCCAATGGCTCTGCGACATGGGCGAGCATGACTCGCGTCTGACCGGGATCACGCCAGCGATGCGCGAGGGCAGTGGTATGGTCGAGTTCGAGCGGAAGTTTCCGACCCGCTACTTTGATGTCGGGATCGCCGAGCAGCATGCTGTCACTTTCGCGGGCGGCATCGCCTGCGAAGGACAAAAGCCTGTTGTGGCGATCTACTCCACTTTCTTGCAGCGCGCCTACGATCAGTTGATCCACGATGTGGCACTTCAGAACCTGGATGTCACCTTTGCGCTGGACAGAGCAGGCATTGTGGGGGCTGACGGAGCAACCCATGCGGGCAACTACGACATTGCGTTCTTGCGTTGTGTGCCGAATATGGTGGTTGCAACGCCCTCGGACGAGAACGAGGCAAGGTTGCTTTTGAATACCTGCTATGAGTATCCCGGACCTGCATCGGTTCGGTACCCGCGAGGAGCGGGAGCGGGTACCGCGGTGACAGCTGACCTGGAAACAGTGCCACTAGGCAAGTCTGTTGTGCGGCGCGAAGGCAGGGATATCGCCCTGCTGGTCTTTGGAACCCGGCTTCCAGAGGCGGCAAAGGTCGCCGACACGCTCAACCTCACACTGGTTGACATGCGGTTTGTCAAACCGCTCGATACCGAACAGGTGTTGTCGCTTGCGAGAACTCACCGTGCGCTGGTCACCATTGAGGAAGGTAGCGTGATGGGTGGGGCGGGCAGCGCAGTGACCGAGGCGATCAATGCCGCGGCCCTCGTCTGCCCAGTGCTCCAGCTCGGCTTGCCTGACCAGTTCATTGATCATGGCGATCAGGCCAGGTTGCTGGCCGGCCTCGGGCTCGATGCGGCGGGTATCGAGTCGTCCGTTCGGAACCGCTTTGGCGGGCTGCTGCACGAAAGGTCGGCAGCCTGA